A genomic segment from Colletotrichum higginsianum IMI 349063 chromosome 5, whole genome shotgun sequence encodes:
- a CDS encoding RNA-binding protein produces MCETLFFDRPAYPTTQPSTSASRRGERRAFVQFDNVDDAVEFVKENYPKLTLDFAGLVDGDADGMTSIYIHYARSRDDAERDNRAGLSPNWNCPTCDFSNYATRSRCKNCGGPPTGTMLPHNPLPCAPEVVLTSPDPSQYRHLLTGESDAADTPSQILVFFPLATAVNEDVFSAGASKLQLVQKPAASRGSGDQPKLKSTAPTGDASGYGARPGSLHRTFLMRDQDTNESFNFGFAEFWTVEDALAAMQKFKMMREFTIASQPVTVSTIHLGVFVPELREVTRAIERISFNPLFNPSIRVKYWEPHVYPSQRVITQAPPGGTSADGSKTDANDESKKTKKRKADGSMPSSTAKKSVPMAGQMAFWQRRHDEIHEGKRVADLPVGNDNGGDQRQSEERAPIKIPLSGSNAISTGPIKISLTGASLSRSPAPTATPPSEATARESGGPTSVPTSMTGGRTPDPTPVAAEATPVSYVDREKICCLICMMKYKTLEDLNTHEKSRNHKNAMADADKVKAAKPRLAARDKRMAKQAEEQPKEESGPQYRDRAKERREVFNQPAKPKVAPVQGAGKPTRKDDKQAAARPPAEKKTTPPPAPPQSKGAGMLAKMGWSTGQGLGAKGDGRTEVIATHAYQEGVGLGAEGGNLGDAAELAQRKTTNSYAEYVNTVQDRARDRYNKMG; encoded by the exons ATGTGCGAGactctcttcttcgacagGCCGGCTTATCCAACTACCCAGCCGTCGACATCCGCCTCCCGTCGGGGCGAG CGCCGCGCTTTCGTACAATTCGACAACGTCGATGACGCCGTGgagttcgtcaaggagaacTACCCCAAGCTGACGCTCGACTTTGCTGGCTTGGTGGACGGTGACGCCGATGGGATGACCTCTATCTACATCCACTACGCAAGGAGCCGCGATGACGCCGAGAGGGATAACCGTGCCGGCCTCTCCCCTAACTGGAACTGTCCGACGTGCGACTTTTCAAACTACGCAACGAGAAGTCGCTGCAAAAACTGCGGTGGTCCGCCAACGGGTACGATGCTGCCCCACAATCCATTGCCATGTGCTCCGGAAGTCGTGCTGACCTCACCAGATCCATCTCAATACCGGCATCTCTTGACCGGTGAAAGTGATGCGGCTGATACACCCTCGCAGATCCTGGTATTCTTCCCTTTGGCAACTGCTGTCAATGAGGATGTATTCTCTGCGGGCGCCAGCAAGCTTCAGCTGGTGCAGAAACCCGCAGCATCAAGAGGCTCCGGCGACCAGCCGAAACTCAAATCTACTGCGCCGACCGGCGACGCATCCGGCTACGGCGCAAGGCCAGGCTCGCTCCATCGCACGTTCTTGATGCGAGACCAAGACACGAACGAGTCGTTCAACTTTGGCTTTGCTGAATTTTGGACCGTGGAGGAcgccttggcggcgatgcaAAAGTTCAAGATGATGCGCGAGTTTACCATCGCCTCGCAGCCCGTGACGGTCTCAACCATTCATCTGGGCGTCTTCGTTCCAGAACTTCGAGAGGTCACCCGTGCCATCGAGCGCATCTCGTTCAATCCGCTATTTAATCCATCAATCCGCGTCAAGTACTGGGAGCCGCACGTCTATCCCAGTCAGAGAGTGATCACTCAGGCACCTCCTGGCGGCACATCTGCAGACGGAAGCAAGACCGACGCCAACGATGAATCCAAAAAGACCAAGAAACGCAAGGCGGACGGAAGCATGCCTTCCTCAACGGCCAAAAAGTCAGTGCCGATGGCTGGTCAAATGGCGTTCTGGCAGAGGCGGCACGACGAGATTCACGAGGGCAAGCGAGTCGCGGACCTGCCCGTCggcaacgacaacggcggcgaccagcGTCAGTCCGAAGAGCGTGCTCCAATCAAGATACCTCTGTCTGGCTCGAATGCAATCTCCACCGGTCCGATCAAAATTTCGCTCACGGGGGCGAGCTTATCGAGATCACCGGCACCGACAGCAACGCCGCCTAGTGAGGCAACCGCCAGGGAATCCGGTGGCCCAACCTCGGTACCGACATCGATGACGGGCGGCAGAACTCCAGACCCgacgccggtggcggcggaagcAACACCAGTATCATACGTCGACCGCGAAAAGATTTGCTGCCTGATCTGCATGATGAAATACAAGACGCTGGAGGATCTCAACACTCACGAGAAGTCGAGGAACCACAAGAACGCCATGGCGGACGcggacaaggtcaaggccgccaaACCGCGGTTGGCCGCGCGGGACAAGAGGATGGCGAAGCAGGCGGAGGAGCAGCCGAAGGAGGAGTCAGGGCCGCAGTATCGAGACCGGGCCAAGGAGCGCAGAGAGGTCTTCAACCAGCCCGCGAAACCCAAGGTGGCCCCTGTGCAAGGGGCCGGCAAGCCCACGCGCAAAGACGACAAGCAAGCGGCCGctcgcccgcccgccgagaagaagacgacgccaCCCCCGGCCCCTCCGCAGTCCAAGGGCGCGGGGATGCTGGCGAAGATGGGGTGGAGCACGGGGCAGGGGCTCGGCGCCAAGGGCGACGGCCGCACCGAGGTGATTGCGACACACGCGTACCAAGAGggcgtcggtctcggcgccgagggcggcaacCTAGGCGACGCTGCGGAGCTGGCGCAGCGCAAAACGACGAACAGTTACGCCGAGTACGTCAACACGGTGCAGGATCGGGCCAGAGACCGGTACAACAAGATGGGCTGA
- a CDS encoding G-patch domain-containing protein has translation MYEDTHRSTERGPYDRRRSPPRDHINQHHSHNDGYRTRQGITSSCPTTTTTPSATPPRTTDPVTLIAVAYVIGIVTGQSTAPETTTIATIMDRRVRPTSHVLDREIKAVVGMTMWIAVMKTLRYFTHMTATTADHVVTIEVAGATLALTTTMALAAMMPDVVLTRIFVIFPPLQVAAQVAILVAIALHRLFDKLVLRVTL, from the exons ATGTACGAGGACACCCATCGCTCGACGGAGAGGGGACCTTACGATCGACGAAGATCCCCTCCGCGAGATCACATCAACCAGCACCACTCCCACAACGACGGCTATCGGACGCGGCAGG GAATAACCTCGAGCTGTcctacgacgacgacgacaccatcagctacgccgccaaggacAACCGACCCCGTGACGCTGATCGCGGTCGCCTACGTGATTGGCATCGTGACGGGCCAGAGTACCGCCCCAGAGACTACGACGATCGCTACTATCATGGACCGCCGCGTGAGGCCTACCAGCCACGTCCTGGATCGAGAGATCAAGGCCGTGGTGGGCATGACGATGTGGATCGCCGTGATGAAGACCCTCCGCTACTTCACCCAtatgacggcgacgaccgCGGACCACGTCGTTACGATCGAGGTGGCCGGGGCTACCCTCGCTCTCACCACGACGATGGCACTCGCCGCGATGATGCCCGACGTGGTCCTGACGAGGATTTTCGTCAtctttccccctctccaGGTCGCAGCCCAGGTCGCTATTCTCGTCGCGATCGCTCTGCATCGCCTCTTCGACAAGCTGGTGCTCCGAGTGACACTGTGA
- a CDS encoding Choline/ethanolamine kinase — translation MSSSSPQVNGLPLRSALKTDDDSDKPSSSATTSGKVVQIAEPEADTVSPPNPPPPEQQAHHKRQYAANMAKRLSGRMGLTSSSSSRSSPVLEPSPSQSSADDSSAAAAAAAAQQSHHRHGQKHYYESQKLLAQLHDWLEHERKKKASRKSKTSPRRRSPQSKTKKERSPAPDAAAEPATAPRPRSDSIDSDSSDVSFDRLQRIIEDSMASMGINSVPQMSPKLGRRPSARHRKSHSRSLLHRTASSDTDYVGDDVVVPTCDAVLDNSKTLSYSGGGGKSTDDLSKADDKEKAWATFKNEIVRLTHTLKIKGWRRVPLESGNSVIVKRLSGALTNAVYVVSPPENLDEKTTGKKPPPKLLLRIYGLEHLIDRENELSVLRRLARKRIGPRLLGCFTNGRFEEYFNSITLTPSDLREPETSKQIAKRMRELHVGIDVLEREKDEGPAVLKNWDSWLRNVEKKIAALDDGVRRGNSVFRGHGYVCGLEWHRFKELYDKHRELVLSAYKGHQGIRERLIFAHNDTQYGNILRMRPDDEKSPLLQPANEHKQLVVIDFEYAAANVPGHEFANHFTEWAYDYHHETLPFRCNTACYPTIQEQRRFLKAYVEHRPQFTHSAASTPRLGPADAPAGSTTPALLPTSSSSSIVEFMLDARVPPNHWKDEERRAEEAIEAEVKELYEETRLWRGINSAMWVAWGIVQAKVPGFESREEIEQQEKQAQNEAAAAAGDVDAKAEVQAAADAEEDEGDEYDYLSYAQDRAFFFLGDCVNMGIVKKEDLPEDVQSRIKIVDF, via the exons atgtcctcctcctcgccccaGGTCAACGGCCTGCCCCTGCGCTCAGCCTTgaagacggacgacgacagcgacaagccctcctcctcggccaccacCTCCGGCAAAG TCGTCCAAATCGCCGAGCCAGAGGCTGATACCGTCTCGCCCCCAAACCCACCACCTCCCGAACAGCAGGCTCACCATAAGAGGCAGTACGCCGCCAACATGGCAAAGAGACTGAGCGGCCGTATGGGTCTcacgagctcctcctcctctcgcTCATCTCCGGTTCTGGAACCCTCGCCTTCCCAGTCTTCTGCCGATGACTCCTcagcagctgctgccgccgccgccgctcagCAGTCTCATCACCGTCATGGCCAGAAACACTACTATGAAAGCCAGAAGCTGCTCGCTCAGCTTCATGACTGGCTGGAGCACGAGCGCAAGAAAAAGGCCTCTCGCAAAAGCAAGACGtccccccgccgccgctcgccgCAGTCCAAGACTAAGAAGGAgcggtcgccggcgcctgACGCAGCAGCGGAGCCCGCCACCGCACCCCGCCCCCGCTCCGACTCGATTGATTCCGATTCGAGCGATGTGTCGTTCGACAGGCTACAGAGAATTATCGAGGACAGCATGGCCTCCATGGGTATCAACTCGGTCCCTCAGATGTCCCCCAAGCTCGGCAGGCGCCCCTCTGCCCGCCACCGAAAATCCCACTCGCGCAGCTTGCTTCACAGGACGGCGAGTTCCGACACCGACTacgttggcgacgacgtcgtcgtgccCACCtgcgacgccgtcctcgacaactCCAAGACACTCAGCtacagcggcggcggtgggaaAAGCACCGACGACTTGAGCAAGGCAGACGACAAGGAAAAGGCCTGGGCGACATTCAAGAATGAAATCGTGCGCCTGACGCACACCCTCAAGATCAAGGGGTGGAGGAGGGTCCCCTTGGAGAGTGGCAACAGTGTCATAGTGAAGCGTCTCAGTGGCGCCCTGACCAACGCCGTCTATGTCGTATCTCCCCCTGAAAATCTCGATGAGAAGACGACTGGCAAGAAGCCTCCGCCAAAGCTCCTCTTGCGCATTTACGGCCTCGAGCATCTCATCGACCGTGAAAACGAGCTCAGCGTGCTCCGAAGGCTGGCTCGCAAGAGGATCGGCCCCAGACTTCTGGGATGCTTCACCAACGGCCGTTTCGAGGAGTACTTCAACTCCATCACCCTCACGCCCAGCGACCTGCGTGAGCCTGAGACCTCCAAGCAGATCGCTAAGCGTATGCGCGAGTTGCACGTGGGCATCGACGTCCTGGAACGGGAAAAGGACGAAGGTCCCGCCGTGCTGAAGAACTGGGACTCCTGGCTGAGGAACGTCGAAAAGAAGATTgcggccctcgacgacggtgtcCGAAGGGGTAACAGCGTGTTCCGCGGCCACGGCTACGTCTGCGGCCTGGAATGGCACCGTTTCAAGGAGCTTTACGACAAACACCGTGAACTGGTGCTTAGCGCTTACAAGGGCCACCAGGGGATCCGCGAACGGCTCATATTTGCCCACAACGAC ACGCAATACGGCAACATCTTGCGCATGCGCCCGGACGACGAAAAGTCTCCTCTTCTGCAGCCCGCCAACGAGCACAAGCaactcgtcgtcatcgacttTGAGTACGCCGCTGCGAACGTCCCCGGTCACGAGTTCGCCAACCACTTTACCGAGTGGGCCTACGACTACCACCACGAAACCCTTCCCTTCCGTTGCAACACGGCCTGCTACCCGACCATCCAGGAGCAGCGCCGCTTCCTCAAGGCCTACGTCGAGCACCGCCCCCAGTTCACCCATagcgccgcctccacccCGCGGCTCGGCCCCGCCGACGCACCCGCCGGCAGCACCACGCCAGCCCTTCTCCCaaccagctcctcgagctccatCGTTGAGTTCATGCTCGACGCCCGCGTGCCGCCGAACCACtggaaggacgaggagcgccgcgccgaggaggccatcgaggccgaggtcaaGGAGCTGTACGAGGAGACACGCCTGTGGCGCGGCATCAACAGCGCCATGTGGGTCGCTTGGGGCATCGTCCAGGCCAAGGTGCCCGGCTTCGAGTCCCGCGAGGAGATTGAGCAGCAAGAGAAGCAGGCCCAgaacgaggccgccgccgccgcgggcgacgtcgacgccaaagCCGAGGTCCAGGCCGCTGCGGAcgccgaagaggacgagggcgacgagtaCGACTACCTTAGCTACGCCCAGGACcgcgccttcttcttcctcggcgactGCGTCAACATGGGCAtcgtcaagaaggaggacctCCCCGAGGACGTCCAGAGCCGGATTAAGATTGTGGACTTTTGA
- a CDS encoding Eukaryotic aspartyl protease, producing the protein MRLSKTLAFAALLNESASSKVVSANFHRVQFPVDLVQITRRGDTLNLAAINNITGGGYYSEVYIGTPGQKTLLHLDTGSSDTWVVDKQADLCISRSLQAQVGGGCVKPIDSSASSTFKVVSRNGFDITYLDGRNIRGDYIQDTVSFDGKTTTNQQLGFATQTVKGSGLMGLGFSEGVSSRRRYPTILDSMVAQGHIGRKAFSMWLNDLSSSEGTVLFGGVDTEKYVGTLTTLPLVEDPNSGSITSYSIAMTGVAVETPDEKLVQMTAGSFNATTILDSGSTVCLFPERLTKSIWAKFGVVDAGYGLIDCKWRGAMGEGHFIDFDLARVKIRVPLEEMVLDNLDRIMDQLDDLTPFDRTCMFGIQNSAIFDVTSSRFAILGDTFLRSAYVVYDETNQQVGIAQANLNSSRSNIIELRADGSALPTATGVASQVTTPAPTRTASGGATHLVSTASSTPTAGESKSAASHHTVVLLGILVLLQAFEGQRGV; encoded by the exons atgcggCTTTCCAAGACCTTGGCCTTCGCGGCGCTGTTGAACGAGAGCGCCTCGTCGAAAGTCGTCTCGGCCAACTTCCACAGGGTTCAGTTCCCTGTCGACCTGGTACAGATTACGCGCCGTGGTGACACCCTgaacctcgccgccatcaacaacatcaccggcggcggATATTATTCCGAGGTGTACATCGGCACTCCGGGCCAGAAGACGCTGCTACACCTCGACACGGGCAGTAGCGACACGTGGGTCGTCGACAAGCAGGCTGACCTGTGCATAAGCCGGTCGCTACAAGCCCAGGTTGGCGGAGGCTGCGTCAAGCCCATCGACTCGAGCGCGAGTTCCACCTTCAAGGTCGTGAGTCGCAACGGCTTTGACATCACGTACCTTGACGGCAGGAATATCCGGGGAGACTACATCCAGGATACCGTGAGTTTCGATGGCAAAACAACCACCAACCAACAGCTAGGCTTCGCTACCCAAACTGTCAAGGGTTCGGGCTTGATGGGCCTGGGCTTCTCCGAGGGCGTTTCATCGCGGCGTCGATATCCCACCATTCTCGACAGCATGGTTGCGCAAGGCCATATAGGCCGGAAGGCGTTCAGCATGTGGCTG AATGACCTGTCCTCGTCCGAGGGGACTGTCCTCTTTGGAGGGGTTGACACGGAAAAGTACGTTGGAACGCTCACCACGCTTccgctcgtcgaggaccccAACTCGGGCAGCATCACCAGCTACAGCATCGCCATGACTGGAGTCGCAGTCGAGACCCCCGATGAGAAGCTGGTCCAAATGACCGCGGGTTCCTTCAACGCCACAACCATTCTCGACTCCGGCTCTACCGTGTGCCTATTCCCCGAAAGGCTGACCAAGTCCATCTGGGCGAagttcggcgtcgtcgatgcAGGATACGGGCTCATCGACTGCAAATGGAGAGGGGCCATGGGCGAGGGCCACTTCATCGACTTCGACTTGGCGCGCGTCAAGATCCGAGTCCCACTGGAGGAGATGgtcctcgacaacctcgaccgCATCATGGACCAGCTCGACGACCTCACCCCCTTCGACCGGACCTGCATGTTCGGGATCCAGAACAGCGCCATCTTCGACGTCACGAGCAGCAGATTCGCCATCCTGGGAGACACCTTCCTGCGGAGCGCGTACGTCGTGTACGATGAAACCAACCAGCAGGTCGGCATTGCCCAAGCGAACCTCAACTCGAGCCGGTCCAACATCATCGAGCTGCGCGCCGACGGGAGCGCACTGCCGACGGCCACAGGCGTGGCGAGCCAAGTCACAACGCCTGCTccgacgcggacggccaGCGGAGGCGCAACACATCTTGTTTCGACGGCCTCATCGACGCCTACTGCAGGCGAATCCAAGAGCGCTGCGTCTCATCACA CAGTTGTCCTGCTAGGAATACTGGTTCTGCTGCAGGCATTCGAAGGGCAAAGAGGAGTTTAG
- a CDS encoding HAD-superfamily subfamily IIA hydrolase produces the protein MYLRYLLYPCESTSTLNHHHLSLTHLLTPSSREPTHFHSSTVICETFHTVDFKPGYIMSRAGRATGLGRLSRPLTTWTARAPFRLAAAGIGRHDRGFAVLNKNGVTGPVRWEASRLQRRFSTKKPVFEAGEAPSFAFAFDIDGVLLHVAKPIPGAAESLRYLNDNNIPFILLTNGGGRPEAVRVRDLSEKLGVELSVDNFVQSHTPFQELVHGPEGLGDKTIFVTGADAQKCREIARQYGFKNVVTPADIIHAYPDVFPFDRLMKSVYASTHEPLPKPIYTGGGDAAESEVLKIDAMFVFNDPRDWALDIQIITDLLLSRGGVLGTYSTKNGDAALPNGGWQQDGQPALVYSNADLVWPTTYHLPRFGQGAFQAAVAGVWREVTGGAALRTTVFGKPFATTYRYAESVLNAHRRAVLGKTSRDVGELAPLKTVYMVGDNPESDIRGANDYSNDETEWSSVLVRTGVWKQERGPPTHAPKMIVDDVKAAVEWALQREGRTTKV, from the exons ATGTACCTAAGGTATCTGCTGTATCCGTGCGAGTCCACCTCAACGTTGAATCATCATCacctctcactcactcacttactCACTCCGTCTTCTAGAGAGCCAACCCATTTCCACTCTTCAACCGTAATATGCGAAACATTTCATACTGTTGATTTCAAGCCGGGATACATAATGAGTCGGGCAGGTAGAGCCACGGGCCTTGGCCGGCTTTCGAGGCCGCTCACGACTTGGACGGCACGCGCTCCGTTCCGgctcgcggcggccggtATCGGGCGTCATGACAGAGGCTTCGCGGTCTTGAACAAGAACGGCGTAACAGGGCCAGTGCGCTGGGAGGCCTCGAGGCTGCAGCGGCGATTTAGCACCAAGAAGCCTGTTttcgaggcgggcgaggcccCTTCATTTGCATTCGCATTCGA CATCGACGGTGTCCTGCTGCACGTGGCAAAGCCCatccccggcgccgccgagtcgCTGCGGTACctcaacgacaacaacatcCCCTTCATCCTACTGACGAACGGCGGGGGCCGGCCCGAGGCTGTCCGCGTCAGGGACCTTAGTGAgaagctcggcgtcgagctctcGGTGGACAACTTTGTGCAGTCGCACACGCCATTCCAGGAACTGGTGCATGGGCCCGAGGGTTTGGGGGACAAGACCATCTTCGTGACTGGCGCCGACGCGCAGAAGTGCCGCGAGATCGCAAGGCA GTACGGGTTTAAGAATGTCGTGACGCCGGCGGACATCATCCACGCGTACCCGGACGTGTTCCCCTTTGACCGGCTCATGAAGTCGGTCTATGCGTCGACGCACGAGCCGCTCCCGAAGCCGATCTacacgggcggcggcgacgcggcggagTCGGAGGTGCTTAAGATCGACGCCATGTTCGTGTTCAATGACCCGCGCGACTGGGCGCTCGATATCCAGATCATCACGGACCTGCTGCTTTCGCGCGGGGGCGTGCTCGGGACGTACTCGACCAAGAACGGCGACGCGGCGTTACCCAACGGCGGGTGGCAGCAGGACGGGCAGCCGGCGCTCGTGTACTCGAACGCCGACCTCGTGTGGCCGACGACGTACCACTTGCCGCGGTTCGGGCAGGGGGCGTTCCAGGCGGCCGTGGCTGGGGTGTGGCGCGAGGTGACGGGCGGGGCGGCGCTGCGGACGACGGTGTTCGGCAAGCCGTTCGCGACGACGTACCGGTATGCAGAGAGTGTGCTCAACGCGCACCGGCGGGCGGTGCTGGGCAAGACGAGCAGAGATGTCGGCGAGTTGGCGCCGCTGAAGACGGTGTACATGGTCGGGGACAACCCGGAGAGCGACATCCGCGGGGCCAACGACTACAGCAACGACGAGACGGAGTGGTCGTCGGTGCTGGTCAGGACGGGGGTCTGGAAGCAGGAGAGGGGCCCGCCGACGCACGCGCCCAAAATGATTGTGGACGACGTcaaggcggcggtggagtgGGCGCTGCAGAGGGAGGGGCGGACGACCAAGGTGTAG
- a CDS encoding Molybdopterin synthase catalytic subunit, translated as MDPQDRGPWEVSDGACYVALTYDVLDATSIMNRVRSPQAGAIVLFSGTTRDTFGDKPVKELQYSAYTPLALRTMLSISKSILERHGLKGVAMIHRLGTVPIGEESILIAVSSPHRQAAWRAGEEALEECKAKVEVWKREEFHGEEGVWRANRDGVAGQKVVDADSEAGEPAQKPPAPA; from the coding sequence ATGGACCCTCAAGACCGCGGGCCTTGGGAGGTCTCCGATGGCGCTTGCTACGTCGCCCTCACCtacgacgtcctcgacgccacgTCCATCATGAACCGAGTCCGCTCACCACAGGCCGGGGCCATCGTCCTCTTCTCCGGCACAACGCGCGACACCTTTGGTGACAAGCCCGTCAAGGAGCTCCAGTACAGCGCGTACACTCCGCTCGCCCTTCGTACGATGCTCTCTATCTCTAAGAGCATCCTCGAGCGGCACGGCCTCAAGGGGGTCGCCATGATCCACCGCCTTGGCACGGTGCCCATCGGCGAGGAGAGCATCCTGATTGCCGTCTCGTCCCCGCACAGGCAGGCGGCGTGgagggcgggcgaggaggctcTGGAAGAGtgcaaggccaaggtcgaggtaTGGAAGCGAGAGGAGTTCCacggcgaagagggcgtGTGGAGGGCGAATCGAGACGGCGTCGCTGGACAGAAAGTGGTCGACGCAGACAGCGAGGCTGGGGAGCCTGCTCAAAAGCCACCGGCTCCTGCGTAG
- a CDS encoding Phosphoribosylaminoimidazole-succinocarboxamidesy nthase: MATDRVTSVDLTGLKKIGQGKVRDVFEVDDKTLLFVASDRVSAFDVVMKNGIPDKGAILTHASAHWFKVLSDRVPGLKTHFLTLDPPAGLPAADAALIKNRAMQVRRLKVIPLEAIVRGYITGSAWNEYKAKGTVHGIQVPAGMQQSQAFETPLYTPSTKAEQGEHDENIHPDEAVRLVGEKHARRVEELALRLYAAARDYAAERGIILADTKFEFGVDPDTDEVVLVDEVLTPDSSRYWPADKYEVGRDQESFDKQFIRNWLIEQGLKGKEGVALPEDVCRATAEKYKDVFLKLVGQSFDEVVARS; the protein is encoded by the exons ATGGCCACCGACCGAGTCACGTCCGTCGACCTCACCGGTCTCAAGAAGATCGGCCAGGGCAAGGTCCGCGATgtcttcgaggtcgacgacaaAACGCTCCTTTTCGTCGCCTCCGATCGCGTCTCAGCCTTTGACGTCGTCATGAAGAATGGCATCCCCGACAAGGGCGCCATCCTCACCCACGCCTCT GCACACTGGTTCAAGGTCCTCTCGGACCGAGTCCCCGGTCTCAAGACCCACTTCCTCACCCTCGACCCTCCGGCCGgcctgcccgccgccgacgccgccctcatCAAGAACCGCGCCATGCAGGTCCGCCGTCTCAAGGTCATCCCCCTGGAGGCCATTG TCCGCGGCTACATCACCGGCTCCGCCTGGAACGAGtacaaggccaagggcacCGTCCACGGCATCCAGGTTCCCGCCGGCATGCAGCAGTCCCAGGCCTTCGAGACGCCTCTCTACACGCCCAGCACCAAGGCCGAGCAGGGCGAGCACGACGAGAACATCCACccggacgaggccgtccgcctcgtcggcgagaagCACGCGCgccgcgtcgaggagctggcgcTGCGCCTCTAtgccgcggcgcgcgactacgccgccgagcgcggcatcatcctcgccgacaccAAGTTCGagttcggcgtcgacccgGACACGGACGAGGTCGTGCTCGTGGACGAGGTGCTCACGCCGGACAGCAGCCGGTACTGGCCCGCCGACAAGTACGAGGTTGGCCGCGACCAGGAGAGCTTCGACAAGCAGTTCATCCGCAACTGGCTCATCGAGCAAGGGCTCAAGGGGAAGGAGGGCGTCGCGCTGCCCGAGGACGTGTGCCGGGCCACGGCGGAGAAGTACAAGGACGTTTTCCTGAAGCTGGTGGGCCAGAGCTTCGACGAGGTTGTTGCGCGGTCGTAG